From a region of the Impatiens glandulifera chromosome 4, dImpGla2.1, whole genome shotgun sequence genome:
- the LOC124934566 gene encoding early nodulin-75-like, with amino-acid sequence MPAPHHSLPPVEGKPPVDVKPPSHKSPKTPHPSPPPPPTEKPMPSPPKEGKPPVDAKPPPYKSPKIPHQSPPPPPTEKPMPSPPVDVKPPSHKSPKTPHPSPPPPPTDKTMPSPPVDEKPPSHKSPKTPHSSPPPPPTDKPIPSPPVDVKPPSHKSLRRHIHRHPHRRTNHLVKPSPVQKPAQLRTSIDAHT; translated from the coding sequence ATGCCAGCTCCCCACCATTCATTACCGCCAGTTGAGGGAAAACCGCCAGTTGATGTGAAACCACCTTCCCATAAATCGCCTAAGACACCACATCCATCGCCTCCACCACCACCCACTGAGAAACCTATGCCATCACCGCCAAAAGAAGGGAAACCACCAGTTGATGCAAAACCACCTCCCTATAAATCGCCTAAGATACCACATCAATCGCCTCCTCCGCCACCCACAGAGAAGCCTATGCCATCACCACCAGTTGATGTGAAACCACCTTCCCATAAATCTCCTAAGACACCACATCCATCGCCTCCACCGCCACCCACAGATAAGACTATGCCATCACCACCAGTGGATGAGAAACCACCTTCCCATAAATCTCCTAAGACACCACATTCATCGCCTCCACCGCCACCCACAGATAAGCCTATTCCATCACCACCAGTTGATGTGAAACCACCTTCCCATAAATCTCTAAGACGCCACATTCACCGCCATCCACATCGTCGTACAAATCATTTGGTGAAACCGTCGCCCGTACAGAAGCCTGCACAGCTCCGCACATCCATCGACGCCCATACATAA
- the LOC124934567 gene encoding extensin-1-like, giving the protein MKSVYNPLLILSLVVITLSTNVGGRPVQKPMPAPHHSSPPVEEKPPVDVKPPSHKSPKTPHPSPPPPTTEKPMPSPPKEGKPPVDAKPPPYKSPKIPHQSPTPPPTRSLCHHHQLM; this is encoded by the coding sequence ATGAAATCTGTTTATAATCCCTTACTGATCCTGTCGCTGGTCGTAATTACTCTCTCCACCAATGTCGGCGGTAGGCCCGTACAAAAGCCTATGCCAGCTCCGCACCATTCATCACCGCCAGTTGAGGAGAAACCACCCGTTGATGTGAAACCACCTTCCCATAAATCGCCTAAGACACCACATCCATCGCCTCCACCACCAACCACTGAGAAACCTATGCCATCACCGCCAAAAGAAGGGAAACCACCGGTTGATGCAAAACCACCTCCCTATAAATCGCCTAAGATACCACATCAATCGCCTACTCCGCCACCCACAAGAAGCCTATGCCATCACCACCAGTTGATGTGA